One genomic segment of Flagellimonas marinaquae includes these proteins:
- the glgB gene encoding 1,4-alpha-glucan branching protein GlgB codes for MSKVVPHSFFTDFDIDLFKGGKHFRLYNKLGSHLTEVDGKKGTYFAVWAPTAKSVSVVGDFNHWTVGEHELCVRWDSSGIWEGFIPGVDKGTKYKYKIHSNNNDIWTEKADPFARYCEQPPQTASLVWEDDYKWKDNDWMASRETKNSLDSPFSVYEVHLGSWKKKNGWESLSYLEMAEQLADYVEEMGFTHVEFMPVMEYPYDPSWGYQITGYFAPTSRFGKPEDFKVLVEAMHKRGIGVIMDWVPSHFPEDAHGLGFFDGSHLYEHPDRRRGYHPDWKSLIFNYGRNEVRAFLISNAIFWLEQYHVDALRVDAVASMLYLDYSREDGEWEPNMYGNNENLEALSFLREMNQEVYASFKGVQTIAEESTAFSGVTKPVNYGGLGFGMKWMMGWMHDTLEFFKKDPVHRSYDLNMISFSLTYAFTENFMLPFSHDEVVYGKQSLLYRMPGDEWQKFANLRMLFGYMFTHPGGNLLFMGGEFGQSSEWNFQESLDWHLTQYDFHSGIQEAVKDLNKMYKNNPALYEKQFSPEGFQWIEYNDRENTVISYIRKGNDPKDDLIVICNFTPVPRENYRLGVPKTTTLKQVFNSDDTKYSGSGMGKKTMKPTKTPWNGQQQSVLVTLPPLSVVVYK; via the coding sequence ATGTCCAAGGTAGTTCCACATAGTTTTTTTACGGATTTTGATATTGATCTTTTTAAAGGAGGCAAACATTTTCGTCTATACAACAAATTAGGGTCGCACCTGACCGAGGTAGACGGCAAAAAGGGAACTTATTTTGCGGTTTGGGCACCCACTGCAAAATCCGTGAGCGTTGTTGGTGATTTTAATCATTGGACCGTTGGTGAGCATGAACTTTGTGTGCGATGGGACAGTAGTGGAATTTGGGAAGGATTTATACCCGGGGTGGACAAGGGGACCAAGTACAAGTATAAGATTCACTCCAACAACAACGACATTTGGACCGAAAAAGCCGATCCATTTGCCCGGTATTGCGAGCAACCGCCACAAACGGCCTCGTTGGTCTGGGAAGATGATTATAAATGGAAAGATAACGACTGGATGGCATCCCGTGAAACCAAGAATAGTCTCGATAGTCCGTTCTCGGTTTATGAGGTACATCTTGGTTCTTGGAAGAAAAAAAATGGTTGGGAGTCCCTGAGCTATTTGGAAATGGCGGAGCAACTGGCCGATTATGTCGAGGAAATGGGCTTTACCCATGTGGAGTTTATGCCGGTTATGGAATATCCATATGATCCGTCTTGGGGGTATCAAATTACAGGTTATTTTGCCCCAACTTCCCGTTTTGGCAAGCCAGAGGATTTTAAAGTTCTTGTGGAGGCCATGCATAAGAGAGGTATAGGTGTTATCATGGATTGGGTGCCATCCCATTTTCCAGAAGACGCCCACGGCCTTGGTTTTTTTGACGGATCCCACCTCTATGAGCACCCAGATAGGAGAAGAGGCTACCATCCGGATTGGAAAAGTTTAATTTTCAACTACGGTCGGAACGAGGTTAGGGCCTTTTTGATCAGTAATGCGATATTTTGGCTCGAGCAATACCATGTGGATGCACTTCGGGTAGATGCCGTGGCATCCATGCTCTATTTGGACTATTCCCGCGAAGATGGTGAATGGGAGCCCAATATGTACGGCAACAATGAGAATTTGGAAGCGTTGTCCTTTTTAAGGGAAATGAACCAAGAGGTTTACGCAAGTTTTAAAGGAGTACAGACCATTGCCGAAGAATCCACTGCCTTTTCTGGAGTTACCAAACCGGTAAATTATGGTGGTCTAGGGTTCGGAATGAAGTGGATGATGGGGTGGATGCACGATACATTGGAGTTTTTTAAGAAAGACCCGGTCCATAGATCTTATGATCTGAATATGATCAGTTTTAGCCTAACCTATGCCTTTACGGAAAACTTTATGTTGCCCTTTTCACACGATGAGGTAGTGTATGGCAAACAATCATTGTTGTATAGGATGCCCGGCGACGAATGGCAGAAATTTGCCAATTTAAGAATGTTGTTTGGGTATATGTTTACGCACCCAGGCGGCAACCTGCTTTTTATGGGAGGAGAGTTTGGCCAATCGTCCGAGTGGAACTTTCAGGAGAGCTTGGACTGGCATTTGACCCAGTACGATTTTCATTCTGGAATCCAAGAAGCGGTAAAAGACCTGAACAAAATGTACAAAAATAATCCAGCGCTGTACGAAAAACAGTTTAGTCCCGAAGGTTTCCAATGGATCGAATACAATGATCGGGAGAACACTGTAATATCTTATATTAGAAAAGGAAACGACCCTAAGGATGACCTGATCGTAATTTGCAACTTTACACCGGTTCCAAGAGAAAATTATAGACTTGGCGTTCCCAAGACCACTACCTTAAAACAAGTTTTTAACAGCGACGATACAAAATACTCTGGTAGTGGTATGGGCAAAAAAACAATGAAACCAACCAAAACCCCTTGGAACGGTCAACAACAATCCGTTTTGGTTACCTTACCACCCTTAAGTGTAGTGGTCTATAAGTAA
- a CDS encoding collagen-like triple helix repeat-containing protein gives MNKFSTILGAFLLLFFAACEGPQGPPGFDGLDGLDGQDGLDGIQGQVVEVEGVDFGYIPEDNLFSTLITFADVTNFEVFESDAVLVYRHDGVIDLNDGSTADAWTQIPQNYFLDQGTIQYVFAHTFVDLELFIDGNFDLSGLSTDFTDNQLFRIVFVPSEYAEASDFDASNMESVMSALNINEEQITKMDIN, from the coding sequence ATGAATAAATTTAGTACAATTTTAGGCGCATTTCTTTTACTATTCTTTGCCGCTTGTGAAGGACCACAAGGACCTCCCGGCTTCGACGGACTCGATGGATTGGACGGACAAGATGGGTTGGACGGAATCCAAGGGCAGGTTGTGGAAGTAGAAGGCGTTGACTTTGGTTATATCCCAGAAGACAACCTTTTTAGCACATTGATCACATTTGCCGACGTGACCAATTTTGAAGTTTTTGAATCGGACGCCGTTTTGGTTTACAGGCATGATGGTGTAATTGACCTAAACGATGGCTCTACGGCAGATGCATGGACACAAATCCCACAAAACTATTTCTTAGATCAAGGCACCATTCAGTATGTGTTTGCCCACACCTTTGTGGATCTGGAACTTTTTATAGATGGGAATTTCGATTTATCAGGATTGAGTACCGACTTTACGGACAACCAATTGTTCAGAATTGTGTTTGTACCGAGCGAATATGCCGAAGCTTCTGATTTTGATGCTTCCAATATGGAAAGCGTTATGTCTGCCCTCAATATCAACGAAGAACAGATTACGAAAATGGATATCAACTAG
- the msrB gene encoding peptide-methionine (R)-S-oxide reductase MsrB: MGKKLLLLVLIVFTSCKGTSQEEKKEEKSETAFKVNKTDAEWRDELTDIEYYVLRKAATENPFSSELLDIKAEGTYVCAGCQTPLFRSEHKFDSGTGWPSFDREIEGNVAYDTDYKIGVPRTEEHCAVCGGHLGHVFNDGPRNTTGKRHCINGAALDFIPDNQ; encoded by the coding sequence ATGGGAAAAAAATTGCTATTGCTCGTTTTGATAGTATTCACCAGTTGCAAGGGTACATCGCAAGAAGAGAAAAAAGAAGAAAAATCCGAAACCGCTTTTAAAGTCAACAAAACGGATGCCGAATGGCGCGACGAACTTACCGACATCGAATATTACGTACTTAGAAAAGCGGCAACAGAAAACCCTTTTTCCAGTGAACTACTGGACATAAAGGCAGAAGGCACCTACGTCTGTGCCGGTTGCCAAACACCCCTATTTCGGAGCGAGCACAAATTTGATTCCGGTACTGGTTGGCCCAGCTTTGATCGAGAAATCGAAGGTAATGTTGCTTACGACACAGATTATAAAATTGGAGTGCCCCGCACCGAGGAACATTGCGCCGTTTGTGGAGGGCACCTAGGCCATGTGTTCAACGATGGCCCTAGGAACACGACCGGAAAAAGACATTGTATTAACGGTGCGGCCCTTGATTTTATCCCGGACAACCAATAA
- the msrB gene encoding peptide-methionine (R)-S-oxide reductase MsrB, which yields MDKKYSVNKTEEEWKQQLTPEEFYVLRQKGTERPFTGEFDLHFENGDYHCRACNAKLFTSEHKFESGCGWPSFDQAVEGAIEYIRDTSHGMIRTETVCANCGSHLGHVFNDGPRETTGQRYCINSVSIDFDAKG from the coding sequence ATGGACAAAAAATACAGTGTAAACAAGACCGAAGAGGAGTGGAAACAACAACTTACCCCGGAGGAATTCTATGTTTTGCGACAAAAAGGTACGGAAAGACCTTTCACGGGTGAATTCGACCTTCATTTTGAAAATGGGGACTATCACTGCAGGGCATGTAACGCCAAGTTGTTCACGAGCGAACACAAATTTGAAAGTGGATGCGGTTGGCCCTCTTTTGACCAAGCGGTTGAAGGCGCCATTGAATACATCCGGGATACATCGCATGGCATGATCAGAACCGAGACCGTTTGCGCCAATTGCGGTAGCCATCTGGGACATGTTTTTAACGATGGCCCTCGAGAAACCACCGGGCAACGGTACTGCATCAATTCGGTAAGCATTGATTTTGATGCAAAAGGCTAA
- the lpdA gene encoding dihydrolipoyl dehydrogenase produces MSKFDIIVLGSGPGGYVTAIRASQLGFKTAIVEKESLGGVCLNWGCIPTKALLKSAQVFEYLKHAEDYGLNAKEVEHDFDAVVKRSRGVADGMSKGVQFLMKKNKIEVINGFGKVKPGKKIEVKTENGETAEYSADHIVIATGARSRELPSLPQDGEKVIGYREAMSLKKQPKKMIVVGSGAIGMEFAYFYHSMGTEVTVVEYMPNIVPVEDEDISKQLERSFKKAGVKIKTSAEVTKVDTSGDGVKATVKTKKGEEVLEADIVLSAVGIKTNIENIGLEDVGIATDRDKVLVNDYYQTNIPGYYAIGDITPGQALAHVASAEGILCVEKIAGMHVEALDYGNIPGCTYCIPEIASVGLTEKQAKEQGYDLKIGKFPFSASGKAKAAGTPDGFVKVIFDAKYGEWLGCHMIGVGVTDMIAEAVVARKLETTGHEVLKAVHPHPTMSEAVMEAVADAYDEVIHL; encoded by the coding sequence ATGAGCAAGTTCGATATAATTGTTTTGGGAAGTGGTCCGGGTGGATACGTTACAGCCATCAGAGCGTCACAATTGGGATTCAAAACAGCTATTGTAGAAAAAGAAAGTTTAGGAGGCGTTTGTCTTAATTGGGGATGTATCCCGACCAAGGCCCTTCTAAAATCCGCTCAAGTTTTCGAATATTTAAAACATGCCGAGGACTACGGATTAAATGCCAAAGAAGTAGAGCACGATTTTGATGCTGTTGTTAAGAGAAGCCGCGGTGTAGCCGATGGAATGAGCAAGGGTGTTCAGTTCCTAATGAAGAAGAACAAAATTGAGGTAATCAATGGATTCGGAAAAGTAAAACCGGGCAAAAAAATCGAGGTTAAAACAGAAAACGGAGAAACTGCCGAATATTCTGCAGATCATATTGTTATTGCCACCGGGGCACGCAGCCGTGAGTTGCCAAGTTTACCTCAGGATGGTGAAAAGGTTATAGGGTATCGCGAAGCAATGTCCCTAAAAAAGCAGCCTAAAAAAATGATCGTGGTCGGTAGTGGCGCCATAGGAATGGAGTTCGCTTACTTCTACCATTCTATGGGTACAGAGGTTACCGTTGTAGAATACATGCCGAACATTGTTCCTGTTGAGGATGAGGACATTTCAAAACAATTGGAGCGCAGCTTCAAAAAAGCAGGGGTGAAAATTAAGACTTCTGCCGAGGTAACCAAAGTGGATACTTCTGGCGATGGCGTAAAAGCCACCGTAAAAACAAAAAAAGGCGAAGAAGTCCTTGAGGCCGATATTGTTCTATCCGCCGTTGGAATCAAAACAAATATTGAGAACATTGGCTTGGAAGATGTGGGAATCGCTACGGACAGGGATAAAGTTCTGGTAAACGATTACTACCAAACCAATATACCTGGGTATTATGCCATTGGAGACATTACTCCCGGACAGGCCTTGGCCCACGTTGCCTCTGCTGAGGGAATACTGTGTGTAGAAAAAATTGCCGGTATGCACGTTGAAGCTTTGGATTATGGAAATATTCCAGGCTGTACGTATTGTATCCCAGAAATTGCTTCTGTTGGTTTAACAGAAAAGCAGGCCAAGGAACAGGGCTACGACCTTAAAATTGGTAAATTCCCATTTTCTGCAAGTGGTAAGGCCAAAGCAGCTGGTACGCCAGATGGTTTTGTAAAAGTTATTTTCGATGCCAAATATGGAGAGTGGCTAGGTTGCCACATGATCGGTGTTGGCGTTACCGACATGATCGCAGAAGCTGTTGTGGCCAGAAAACTGGAAACTACAGGCCATGAAGTGTTGAAAGCAGTACACCCGCACCCGACCATGAGTGAAGCCGTTATGGAAGCTGTTGCAGATGCTTATGATGAAGTAATCCATTTATAA
- a CDS encoding DUF3817 domain-containing protein has product MLKIFRATAILEGISYLLLFGMTMPLKHWADIPEPNQVVGMAHGVLFILYVVVAIVFCRERKWNLKRFTMLFIASLLPFGTFYADKVYLKELA; this is encoded by the coding sequence ATGCTAAAAATCTTTAGGGCCACTGCTATTTTAGAAGGTATTTCCTATCTACTCCTTTTCGGAATGACCATGCCGTTAAAGCATTGGGCGGATATTCCTGAACCAAACCAAGTTGTTGGTATGGCTCATGGAGTATTGTTTATTCTATATGTAGTGGTGGCCATAGTTTTTTGTAGGGAAAGAAAATGGAACCTTAAAAGGTTTACCATGCTTTTTATTGCTTCGCTCCTACCCTTTGGTACATTCTACGCAGATAAGGTGTATTTAAAAGAGTTAGCCTAA
- the aroQ gene encoding type II 3-dehydroquinate dehydratase: MKLMIINGPNLNLLGKREPNVYGSSTFEDHFAQLQQKFPNVELEYFQSNIEGELIGKIQEVGFNYDGIILNAAAYTHTSVGIGDAVKAINAPVVEVHISNTHQREEYRHVSYISPVAKGVILGFGLQSYDLAVRSFLG; this comes from the coding sequence ATGAAGCTAATGATCATTAACGGACCCAACTTAAACCTGTTGGGCAAGCGAGAGCCAAATGTGTATGGGAGCTCTACTTTTGAAGACCACTTTGCCCAGTTACAGCAAAAATTTCCTAATGTGGAATTGGAATATTTTCAATCCAATATAGAAGGGGAGCTTATTGGTAAAATCCAAGAAGTAGGTTTCAATTATGATGGGATCATATTAAATGCCGCAGCCTACACGCACACATCCGTTGGTATTGGTGATGCCGTGAAAGCAATAAATGCTCCAGTGGTGGAGGTGCATATTTCCAATACCCATCAACGGGAGGAATATCGCCATGTTTCTTACATATCCCCTGTTGCCAAAGGGGTTATCCTAGGCTTTGGATTGCAAAGTTACGATTTGGCGGTTCGGAGCTTTTTAGGCTAA
- the xerD gene encoding site-specific tyrosine recombinase XerD, protein MKWNQAIKDYQNYLKIERGLSPNTISNYSMDIQKLVGYLEEQGIIENAIEIDKDTIQQFIYEIAKVVTPRTQARIISGLKGFFIYLVFEDYREDNPMDLIETPKIGRKLPDTLSEDEINELIAAIDLSKPEGERNRAILETLYGCGLRVSELINLRPSDLYFDEDFIKVTGKGNKQRFVPISQVNQKYIDIYRNEIRVHLPIKKEHEDFVFLNRRGKQLTRAMIFTIIKRLAETIGLKKNISPHTFRHSFATHLLENGADLRAIQQMLGHESITTTEVYMHVNRKHLMEVLHEFHPRKKDA, encoded by the coding sequence ATGAAGTGGAATCAAGCGATAAAAGATTACCAAAACTACTTAAAAATCGAACGGGGACTATCACCAAATACGATTTCCAATTATTCCATGGATATTCAAAAACTTGTAGGCTATCTGGAAGAGCAAGGCATAATTGAAAATGCGATCGAAATCGATAAGGATACCATTCAACAATTTATCTACGAGATCGCCAAGGTGGTAACGCCTAGAACTCAGGCTCGCATTATCTCTGGCCTTAAAGGCTTCTTTATTTATTTGGTTTTTGAAGATTACCGGGAGGATAATCCGATGGACTTGATAGAAACACCAAAAATTGGCAGAAAACTGCCGGACACCCTCTCCGAAGACGAAATCAATGAACTGATAGCCGCAATCGATTTGTCGAAGCCCGAGGGAGAAAGGAACAGGGCCATATTGGAAACCCTTTACGGGTGTGGACTAAGGGTCTCGGAACTCATCAACCTAAGACCTTCGGATTTGTATTTTGATGAGGATTTTATAAAAGTAACGGGGAAGGGGAACAAACAGCGATTTGTACCAATCAGCCAGGTGAACCAAAAATACATTGATATTTATCGTAATGAGATCCGTGTACACTTGCCGATAAAAAAGGAGCACGAAGACTTTGTATTTCTCAACCGCAGGGGCAAACAACTTACCCGCGCCATGATCTTTACCATAATAAAGCGACTTGCCGAAACGATTGGGCTTAAAAAGAATATCAGCCCCCATACTTTTCGCCATTCGTTTGCCACCCATCTTTTGGAAAACGGTGCAGACCTAAGGGCCATACAGCAAATGTTGGGGCACGAGAGCATTACCACAACCGAAGTGTACATGCATGTTAACAGGAAACACTTGATGGAAGTGCTCCATGAGTTTCATCCAAGAAAAAAAGACGCTTAA
- a CDS encoding NAD(P)/FAD-dependent oxidoreductase encodes MNIPQSSFPRVVIIGGGFGGIALAKKLSKKEAQVVLLDMHNYHNFQPLLYQVSTGGLEPDSIAYPIRKVLQGYPNFFFRLANVEEIKTDTKRVKTNIGEIFYDYLVVATGSETNFFGNKGIETKGMAMKTIPQSLNLRSLILENFEQALLTDDLHERDALMNFVIVGGGPTGVELAGALAEIKKGILPKDYPDLDTRRAQINLVQGGDRLLPAMSAKASQKAEKFLEELGVNVWKNIRVTNYDGKRVSTNTKTIFDAETLVWAAGVKAVGLKGLDAEEMLCRGERLRVNHFHQIEGLEDVFAIGDVAQMESEDYPHGHPMMAQPAIQQGRNLGNNLVRLLEGRPMKPFVYKDKGSMATVGRNKAVVDMPNFKFQGVFAWFVWMFVHLYFLIGFRNRVVVFINWVYNYVRFDREARLIIRPFKKQNRVKRDNLVKN; translated from the coding sequence GTCGTTATCATCGGCGGTGGTTTTGGTGGTATAGCATTGGCCAAAAAACTTAGTAAGAAAGAAGCACAAGTAGTGCTTTTGGATATGCACAATTATCACAACTTTCAACCCTTGCTTTACCAAGTTTCTACGGGTGGATTGGAACCCGATTCCATTGCCTATCCCATTCGAAAAGTATTGCAGGGTTATCCCAATTTCTTTTTTAGGTTGGCAAATGTTGAAGAAATAAAAACGGATACCAAAAGGGTAAAGACCAATATAGGTGAAATTTTCTACGACTATTTGGTTGTGGCGACCGGTTCCGAAACCAATTTTTTTGGGAATAAAGGTATAGAGACCAAAGGAATGGCCATGAAGACCATTCCACAGTCGTTGAACCTGAGAAGTTTGATATTGGAGAATTTTGAGCAAGCTCTACTTACCGATGATCTCCACGAGCGTGATGCTTTAATGAATTTTGTTATTGTGGGTGGTGGACCTACAGGAGTTGAACTGGCAGGGGCATTGGCCGAGATAAAAAAAGGGATTCTGCCCAAGGATTATCCCGATCTGGATACACGTAGAGCGCAAATAAATTTGGTACAGGGCGGCGACAGGCTTTTGCCGGCCATGAGCGCAAAAGCTTCACAAAAGGCCGAAAAATTCTTGGAAGAGCTAGGGGTAAATGTTTGGAAAAATATTCGGGTAACCAATTATGATGGCAAACGTGTATCCACCAATACAAAGACTATTTTTGATGCGGAAACCTTGGTTTGGGCCGCTGGGGTTAAAGCTGTTGGTCTTAAAGGTTTGGATGCCGAGGAAATGCTTTGTAGGGGAGAGCGCTTAAGGGTCAACCATTTTCATCAAATTGAGGGCTTGGAAGACGTTTTTGCCATTGGCGACGTGGCCCAAATGGAAAGTGAGGACTATCCCCATGGCCATCCCATGATGGCACAACCTGCCATTCAGCAAGGAAGGAACCTGGGAAACAATTTAGTTCGCCTGCTCGAGGGCAGACCCATGAAGCCTTTTGTGTATAAGGATAAGGGGAGTATGGCCACGGTGGGCAGGAACAAAGCAGTAGTGGATATGCCCAATTTTAAGTTTCAAGGGGTATTTGCCTGGTTTGTGTGGATGTTCGTACACTTATATTTTCTTATCGGTTTTAGGAATAGGGTAGTGGTATTTATCAACTGGGTGTACAATTATGTCCGCTTCGACCGAGAGGCCCGATTGATCATTCGCCCATTTAAAAAACAGAATAGGGTAAAGCGGGATAACTTAGTAAAAAATTAA